Proteins co-encoded in one Cyanobacteriota bacterium genomic window:
- a CDS encoding lipopolysaccharide assembly protein LapA domain-containing protein gives MARILLAFIVAAWVSGIAILSVQNATLVSVQFLTLRSVQMPVGILLAFCVAIGAIVMAVLQVIWNFLTREE, from the coding sequence GCATTTATAGTTGCAGCTTGGGTCAGTGGCATTGCGATTTTATCAGTTCAAAATGCTACATTAGTGTCGGTTCAATTTTTAACGTTGCGATCAGTGCAAATGCCCGTTGGTATACTACTGGCATTTTGTGTGGCGATTGGGGCGATCGTGATGGCAGTCCTCCAGGTGATTTGGAATTTTCTCACCCGTGAGGAATAA